In one window of Flavobacterium ginsengisoli DNA:
- a CDS encoding DUF1508 domain-containing protein, whose product MGAFVISKRFNDEYKFTFTSRKGKVIFTSLSYELRFECEEDIEKFKANIELAKFLKFKGSGGKYFFKLMLGEVHFATSRKYSTELLLQKGIKEIVTYSSKSEILDFSSSESIFGDEEVEEEIEEAAE is encoded by the coding sequence ATGGGTGCTTTTGTAATTAGCAAGCGGTTTAATGATGAATATAAGTTTACGTTTACTTCTCGAAAAGGGAAGGTGATCTTTACGAGTTTGAGTTACGAATTAAGATTTGAATGTGAAGAGGATATTGAGAAGTTTAAAGCGAATATAGAGCTTGCGAAATTCTTGAAGTTTAAAGGTTCTGGAGGGAAGTATTTTTTTAAATTGATGTTGGGTGAGGTTCATTTTGCTACAAGTCGAAAATACAGCACGGAATTGCTTTTGCAGAAAGGGATAAAAGAAATTGTAACATATTCTTCTAAGTCGGAAATTTTGGATTTTTCTTCGAGTGAGTCGATTTTTGGTGATGAGGAGGTTGAAGAAGAAATAGAAGAGGCGGCTGAATAA